Proteins co-encoded in one Acidovorax sp. 69 genomic window:
- a CDS encoding SDR family oxidoreductase, whose translation MNTPVKTQKVAVVTGAGSGIGKAVALALAGDGYCVVLAGRRAALLEEVSAQAQTLSGAAERLLCVPTDVCDAAAVESLFAQAVARFGRVDLLFNNAGRGNPPGSFLDWTPQQWREVVDVNLNGMFYCLQQAFRVMRDQSPQGGRVINNGSISAHAPRPNSAAYTATKHAVMGLTKTAALDGRAFNIAVGQIDIGNAMTDLASRMAKGVPQANGEVAIEPLMDANIVAQSVLYMANLPLEANVLFHTVMATRMPFVGRG comes from the coding sequence ATGAACACACCCGTGAAAACCCAGAAAGTAGCCGTTGTCACCGGCGCCGGCTCTGGCATTGGCAAGGCGGTCGCACTCGCCTTGGCCGGCGACGGCTATTGTGTGGTTCTGGCGGGGCGCCGCGCTGCACTTCTGGAGGAAGTGAGCGCGCAAGCCCAAACCCTTTCGGGTGCTGCCGAGCGCTTGCTGTGTGTGCCCACCGATGTGTGCGATGCGGCTGCGGTAGAAAGCCTGTTTGCACAAGCGGTTGCCCGTTTTGGGCGCGTGGATCTGTTGTTCAACAATGCAGGTCGGGGCAACCCACCCGGCTCCTTTCTGGACTGGACGCCGCAGCAGTGGCGCGAAGTGGTGGATGTGAACCTGAACGGCATGTTCTATTGCCTTCAGCAGGCCTTCCGGGTCATGCGCGATCAGAGTCCGCAGGGCGGTCGTGTCATCAACAACGGCTCGATTTCTGCACACGCACCCCGACCCAACTCGGCCGCCTACACCGCCACCAAACATGCCGTGATGGGGTTGACCAAAACCGCCGCCCTCGACGGGCGTGCGTTCAACATCGCAGTCGGTCAGATTGATATCGGCAATGCCATGACAGACCTGGCATCGCGCATGGCCAAGGGTGTACCGCAGGCCAACGGAGAAGTGGCCATCGAGCCCCTGATGGATGCAAACATCGTGGCGCAGTCGGTGCTGTACATGGCCAACCTGCCTCTGGAAGCCAATGTGCTGTTCCACACCGTCATGGCGACCAGGATGCCGTTTGTGGGGCGAGGGTGA
- a CDS encoding LysR family transcriptional regulator, which produces MNITFRQLRLFLALAETGSVSAAAKVMHVTQPTASMQLREVTLAVGLPLYEVVSRRVHLTDAGHALARTARAVAGEWDAFEQRISGTKGLTSGRLKVAVVSTAKYFVPRLLGSFCKLHPQIDISLEVLNRDHVITRLRSNLDDLYVMSMPPADLPLEDHILMPNPLVVVVPAGHKLAAKKRVQLDQLQAERFILREKGSGTRMATDAHLSQMGFAPGAMLELGSNEAIKESVEGQLGVSIVSRHALGAHHEGLAILNVQGFPIQSQWHLVWPKGKQLSPIAQVFREHLMGEAQGWMVAR; this is translated from the coding sequence ATGAACATTACCTTTCGCCAGCTGCGCCTCTTTTTGGCGCTGGCCGAAACCGGCAGTGTGAGCGCCGCCGCCAAGGTCATGCATGTGACCCAGCCCACTGCCTCCATGCAGCTGCGAGAAGTAACGCTGGCCGTGGGCCTGCCGCTGTATGAAGTCGTTTCGCGCCGCGTGCACCTCACCGATGCCGGGCACGCCCTGGCCCGCACTGCGCGTGCCGTCGCTGGCGAGTGGGATGCGTTTGAGCAGCGCATCTCTGGCACCAAAGGCCTCACCAGCGGGCGGCTCAAGGTCGCCGTGGTGAGCACCGCCAAATACTTTGTGCCACGCTTGCTGGGCAGCTTCTGCAAGCTGCACCCGCAGATTGATATCTCGCTGGAGGTGCTCAATCGCGACCATGTCATCACGCGCCTGCGCAGCAATCTGGACGACCTTTACGTGATGTCGATGCCGCCCGCTGACTTGCCGCTGGAGGATCACATCCTCATGCCCAACCCGCTGGTGGTTGTGGTCCCTGCAGGCCATAAGCTCGCCGCCAAAAAGCGCGTCCAACTCGATCAATTGCAGGCCGAGCGCTTCATCCTGCGCGAAAAAGGCTCAGGCACCCGCATGGCCACCGACGCTCACCTGAGCCAGATGGGCTTTGCCCCCGGCGCTATGCTGGAGCTGGGCAGCAACGAAGCCATCAAAGAGTCGGTAGAAGGCCAATTGGGCGTGTCCATCGTCTCGCGCCACGCGTTGGGCGCCCACCACGAGGGTCTTGCCATCCTCAACGTGCAAGGCTTTCCCATCCAGTCGCAGTGGCATCTGGTCTGGCCCAAAGGCAAACAGCTGTCGCCCATTGCGCAAGTGTTTCGGGAGCATTTGATGGGGGAGGCTCAGGGCTGGATGGTGGCACGTTGA